A region from the Arthrobacter gengyunqii genome encodes:
- a CDS encoding short-chain fatty acid transporter: protein MSTATTRSAGSEKGLARVAQALARWTEKWFPDAYIFALAGVVIIALAALLNGSSPQDVADAFGNGFWDLTAFTLQMSMVVLTGYVVATSPPVAKLIARLARVPQTATTAVSFVAFLSMSVSFLNWGLSIVFGGLLARAIARRSDLRVDYRALGAAAFMGLGAVWALGLSSSAAQLQATAASLPPALLEVTGVLDFGKTIFTWQSLLTCAILIALTTVIAHLSAPKGEAIRTATELGVDLDDTPEPASTRERPGEWLEYSPILPMLMGLLTAGWLVSQFVTKPFLSVISSLNGYLLVFLILGLVLHRTPRNFLQAVTKAVPATAGILVQFPLYAAMAAILTKAEGGGGTTLSEHLATFFTNIGAGGAFAVVIAIYTVILGIFVPSGGGKWLVEAPYVMQSATDVEMNLGWTVQIYNIAEALPNLINPFFMLPLLAVLKLRARDLVGFTFLQFIIHLPVVLLLVWLLGMTFTFEPPVIPAPAPAAP, encoded by the coding sequence ATGTCTACCGCCACCACCCGCTCGGCCGGCTCCGAGAAAGGCCTGGCAAGAGTTGCCCAAGCTCTGGCCCGCTGGACCGAAAAGTGGTTTCCCGACGCTTACATCTTTGCCCTGGCCGGTGTGGTCATCATTGCCCTGGCCGCGCTGCTCAACGGGTCCTCACCGCAGGACGTGGCGGATGCCTTCGGCAACGGCTTTTGGGACCTGACCGCTTTCACCCTGCAGATGTCGATGGTGGTCCTGACCGGCTATGTCGTGGCCACCTCTCCCCCGGTGGCGAAGCTTATCGCCCGGCTGGCACGGGTTCCGCAGACCGCCACCACCGCCGTCAGCTTTGTGGCGTTCCTGTCGATGTCCGTGTCCTTCCTGAACTGGGGACTGAGCATTGTCTTCGGCGGGCTGCTCGCACGGGCAATAGCCAGGCGCTCCGATCTGCGCGTGGATTACCGTGCGCTCGGCGCGGCCGCATTCATGGGCCTTGGTGCGGTCTGGGCCTTGGGCTTGTCGTCCTCCGCCGCGCAGCTGCAGGCCACGGCGGCGTCGCTGCCGCCGGCTCTGCTGGAAGTCACCGGGGTCCTGGACTTCGGCAAGACCATTTTCACCTGGCAGTCGCTGCTCACGTGCGCCATCCTGATTGCCCTGACCACCGTGATCGCGCATCTCTCAGCACCCAAGGGCGAAGCCATCCGCACCGCTACGGAACTGGGCGTGGACCTGGATGACACGCCTGAGCCTGCCTCCACCCGGGAGCGTCCCGGAGAATGGCTGGAGTACAGCCCCATCCTGCCGATGCTCATGGGCTTGCTGACCGCCGGGTGGCTGGTCTCGCAGTTCGTGACCAAACCGTTCCTCAGCGTGATCTCCAGCCTCAACGGCTATCTGCTGGTCTTCCTCATCCTGGGGCTGGTGCTGCACCGCACGCCGCGCAACTTCCTGCAGGCCGTCACCAAGGCAGTGCCCGCCACCGCCGGCATCCTGGTCCAGTTTCCGCTCTACGCCGCAATGGCCGCGATCCTCACCAAAGCCGAAGGCGGCGGCGGGACCACCCTTTCCGAGCATCTGGCCACGTTCTTTACCAACATCGGCGCCGGCGGGGCGTTCGCCGTCGTAATAGCCATCTATACCGTCATCTTGGGCATCTTTGTGCCCTCCGGCGGCGGCAAGTGGCTGGTGGAAGCTCCCTATGTGATGCAGTCCGCCACCGATGTGGAGATGAACCTTGGCTGGACGGTGCAGATTTACAACATTGCCGAGGCGCTGCCCAACCTGATCAATCCGTTCTTCATGCTGCCCCTGCTGGCGGTGCTGAAGCTGCGGGCAAGGGACCTGGTGGGGTTCACCTTCCTGCAGTTCATCATCCATTTGCCTGTGGTCCTGCTGCTGGTCTGGCTGCTCGGCATGACGTTCACTTTCGAGCCGCCGGTTATTCCCGCCCCGGCTCCGGCGGCGCCGTAG
- the dusB gene encoding tRNA dihydrouridine synthase DusB — translation MTVSSPELKLELPPLQLGPITVDTPVILAPMAGITNKAFRRLCREYGGGLYVSEMVTSRALVERSPESLRIIEHDDDEKVRSVQLYGVDPVTVGAAVRILVEEDRADHIDLNFGCPVPKVTRKGGGSALPWKLDLFTAIVQTAVKEASRGNVPLTIKMRKGIDEDHLTFLEAGRIARDSGVAAVALHGRTASQFYSGKADWNAIAELREALPDVPVLGNGDIWSAEDAIAMVRQTGVDGVVIGRGCQGRPWLFGDLQAAFEGSDTRHRPGLKEVSDSVYRHAELLVETFGGEMMALRDIRKHMAWYFKGYVVGGDLRAQLATVPTLEVLRELLDQLDPEAPYPGVDAEGPRGRAGSPKKTALPEHWLESRELNAAQKSIISAAELNISGG, via the coding sequence GTGACTGTTTCATCTCCAGAACTCAAGCTCGAGCTGCCGCCGCTGCAGCTGGGCCCCATTACCGTGGACACGCCGGTGATCCTGGCTCCCATGGCCGGCATTACCAACAAGGCGTTCCGGCGGCTCTGCCGCGAATACGGCGGCGGCCTGTACGTCTCCGAAATGGTCACCTCGCGTGCCCTCGTGGAGCGCTCGCCGGAGTCCCTGCGCATCATTGAGCACGACGACGACGAAAAGGTCCGCTCCGTCCAGCTCTACGGCGTGGACCCGGTGACCGTCGGCGCAGCCGTCCGGATCCTGGTGGAGGAAGACCGCGCCGACCACATTGACCTGAACTTCGGCTGCCCGGTGCCTAAGGTCACCCGCAAGGGCGGCGGCTCGGCCCTGCCCTGGAAGCTGGACCTGTTCACCGCCATCGTGCAGACCGCCGTGAAGGAAGCCTCCCGCGGCAACGTTCCGCTGACCATCAAGATGCGCAAGGGCATCGACGAGGACCACCTGACCTTCCTCGAGGCAGGCCGCATCGCCCGCGACTCCGGGGTTGCCGCCGTCGCGCTGCACGGCCGCACGGCGTCGCAGTTCTATTCCGGCAAGGCCGACTGGAACGCCATCGCCGAACTGCGCGAAGCCCTGCCGGACGTTCCCGTGTTGGGCAACGGCGACATCTGGTCCGCTGAAGACGCCATCGCCATGGTGCGCCAGACCGGCGTCGACGGCGTCGTCATCGGCCGCGGCTGCCAGGGCCGGCCGTGGCTCTTCGGGGACCTGCAGGCGGCGTTCGAGGGCAGCGACACCCGGCACCGCCCGGGCTTGAAGGAAGTCTCCGACAGCGTCTACCGGCACGCCGAACTGCTGGTGGAAACCTTCGGCGGGGAAATGATGGCGCTGCGGGACATCCGCAAGCACATGGCCTGGTACTTCAAGGGCTACGTGGTGGGCGGCGATCTCCGCGCCCAGCTCGCCACCGTCCCCACGCTCGAAGTCCTGCGCGAACTGCTGGACCAGCTGGACCCCGAGGCCCCGTATCCCGGCGTTGACGCCGAAGGCCCCCGCGGCCGCGCGGGCTCACCCAAAAAGACAGCGCTGCCGGAACACTGGCTGGAATCGCGGGAGCTCAACGCCGCACAAAAGTCCATCATTTCCGCAGCTGAACTCAACATCTCAGGCGGCTAA
- a CDS encoding deoxyguanosinetriphosphate triphosphohydrolase: MTFPQAFQTAGYTDVDLARWVTEPAKNTNRTQFGRDRARVLHSSALRRLGAKTQVVAPDTDDFVRTRLTHSLEVAQVGRELGNALGCDPDVVDAACLSHDLGHPPFGHNGETALNDIAHAIGGFEGNAQTLRLLTRLEPKIIAPDGGPAGLNLTRASLDAATKYPWSIADAPLVNGHRTTKFGVYEDDLPVFTWLRDGAPAGRSCLEAQVMDLADDISYSVHDVEDAIVAGHVQLKWLDNPDQRARVIGYTQQWYLPGTDGAAIEEALKRLEADPVWVRESDGSRKSMAALKDMTSQLIGRFCNSALEATRIIYGTDPLTRYNAEMVVPEETKLEIAVMKGLATTFVMTTDQRQPLYERQREILTALVAQLSATGDRHLEPMFAADWREAADDGARLRVVVDQVASLTDGSALALHERLVGPVPSLW; encoded by the coding sequence ATGACCTTTCCGCAGGCTTTCCAAACCGCAGGCTATACCGACGTTGACCTTGCACGCTGGGTCACCGAGCCTGCCAAAAACACCAACCGCACCCAGTTCGGCCGCGACCGCGCCCGGGTGCTGCACTCCTCGGCGCTGCGCCGGCTCGGGGCCAAGACCCAGGTCGTGGCCCCGGACACCGACGACTTTGTCCGGACCCGGCTGACCCACTCCCTGGAGGTGGCCCAGGTGGGGCGCGAACTCGGCAATGCGCTGGGCTGCGATCCCGACGTCGTCGACGCCGCCTGCCTCTCACATGACCTGGGCCATCCGCCGTTCGGCCACAACGGCGAGACCGCGCTGAACGATATAGCCCATGCCATCGGCGGGTTCGAGGGCAACGCGCAGACCCTGCGGCTGCTGACCCGGCTGGAGCCCAAGATCATTGCGCCCGACGGCGGTCCGGCCGGCCTTAACCTGACCCGGGCCTCCCTCGACGCCGCCACGAAGTACCCGTGGTCCATCGCGGACGCGCCGCTGGTGAACGGCCACCGGACCACCAAGTTCGGTGTCTATGAAGACGATTTGCCCGTCTTCACCTGGCTGCGCGACGGCGCCCCCGCCGGCCGCTCCTGCCTGGAGGCACAGGTCATGGACCTGGCTGACGACATTTCCTACTCCGTGCACGACGTCGAAGACGCCATTGTTGCCGGCCACGTACAGCTCAAGTGGCTGGACAACCCGGACCAGCGCGCCCGCGTCATCGGTTACACCCAGCAGTGGTACCTGCCCGGCACCGACGGCGCAGCGATCGAGGAGGCCCTCAAGCGGCTCGAAGCTGATCCGGTGTGGGTCCGCGAGTCCGACGGCAGCCGCAAGTCCATGGCCGCGCTCAAGGACATGACCAGCCAGCTGATCGGCCGGTTCTGCAACAGTGCCCTCGAAGCCACCCGCATCATCTACGGCACCGATCCGCTGACCCGCTACAACGCCGAGATGGTGGTTCCGGAAGAGACCAAGCTGGAGATCGCCGTCATGAAGGGACTGGCCACCACCTTCGTGATGACCACCGACCAGCGGCAGCCGCTGTATGAACGCCAGCGCGAGATCCTCACCGCCCTGGTGGCCCAGCTGTCCGCCACGGGGGATCGGCACCTGGAACCGATGTTCGCTGCCGATTGGCGGGAAGCGGCCGACGACGGCGCCCGGCTGCGCGTGGTCGTGGACCAGGTCGCCTCCCTTACTGACGGGTCCGCGCTGGCACTGCACGAGCGCCTGGTGGGCCCGGTTCCCTCGCTCTGGTAA
- a CDS encoding thioester domain-containing protein — translation MSDQPHPSRSRRLSDPLPPSARRRSRWGILLAALLSLMFFVPMAGPANAAVDPEPPRGPAPASDAGTDIVITSLGEGRRNISGYLPPLGATWPIDTYPTSRPAGYETENVGFAGVINTQEVGGTTTAQMYCIDLRTSTRVGIGYENGTWDESNVPNIGYVNRILNTYYPSTNLPAGVTNNNDKAAAVQAAIWFFTDGYVVNRTNNLYSTVASIVNDTIAAGPLDEPDAPDISITPATAEAAVTGVAGPYTVTSEADEITVTTDEGFGLFADEAGTVPLTNPVASGTQVWVRSEDGGTGPAAISARAVVTVPTGSVYLYDGATSGVDAAQKLILADTRDLSSAASATATFYEVGALTVTKSIEGPAAGSQGAVVISIDCGPGYQFTFNIDAETTGASSETFTDIPAGTACTITEPTNGTTASVQVSTTIVPTAVTIPSGSTATATVTDTYTFTPGTLVVTKTNTGEADGAQGEVTISVVCTLDGATTVLDTTITIPAGTLTPEPAEFPGLAAGTICAVTETARGETTAVSVEVAGEGTVTIPAAGSVTAALTNTYTFTPGTLAVRKDIAGTGAGRQGVVTLQVTCSSGLNQTITIPAGTTQTTTEEFTGLPAGTTCTVTETADGATTEVSVTTVVDPAGGAVTVPAGDGVEVTFTDTYTVNPGALVVNKAIAGVAAGQQGDVTLQVTCTLESAVVAEGTFTVTAGTTGTVPAGTLTGIPEGASCAVTEPVTGESAEIGVVVDLPDSVTITAGATATATVTDTYSENPGTLIVTKVITGEAAGNQDAVEVDVLCTLAGETVFFETSQIPAGQTGEVGAQFLNIPSGASCAITEPITGATEVVQVSSELPAAVTITPGGTESATVTNTYTFAPGTLTVTKSITGEAAGEQGEVILEVQCGPDGSVLSETVTIPAGSTGDVSTTFEDLPAGTECTVTEPTSGATETVQVSTVLPDPVTIPAAGGSEATVTNTYTFAPGTLTVTKAFAGEAAGEQGEVVLQVLCGPDGSVLSEMVTIPGGSTGEVPTTFGDLPAGTECTVTEPTSGATETVLVSTVLPDPVTIPAGGGSEATVTNTYTYAPGTLTVSKVITGEAAGEQGEVVLRVQCGPDGSVLDTTVTIPAGSTDPESATFEDLPTGTECTVTEPTSGATETILVSTELPDPVTIPVGGGSEAAVTNTYTFAPGTLTVNKTITGEAAGQQGEIVLRVQCGPDGSVLDETVTIPAGSTDPEGATFGDLPTGTECTVTEPTSGATETILVSTELPDPVTIPAAGGSEAAVTNTYTFAPGTLTVTKAFAGDAAGQQGEVVLQVLCGPDGSVLSETVTIPAGTEDNVTTTFEDLPAGTECTVTEPTSGATETVLVSTVLPEPVTVVGAQTVTATVTNTYTLAPGTLTVTKVITGDASGAQGEVVLRVMCGPDGTVLDETVTIPAGTTGGVSTGFSDLPTGTECTVTEPVSGATSTVNVAADLPDPVMIPAGGGAEAIVTNTYSSVVAPTPKPTPAPVKPARPDLPSTGANGTVGFLAAGAGLLLVGGLAMAASRRKANSAEDDSSHQQ, via the coding sequence ATGAGCGACCAGCCACACCCATCCCGTTCGCGCCGGCTCAGCGACCCGCTTCCGCCGTCCGCCCGACGCCGCAGCCGGTGGGGCATCCTGCTGGCCGCCCTGCTGTCCCTGATGTTTTTCGTCCCGATGGCAGGCCCGGCCAACGCCGCCGTCGATCCGGAACCGCCGCGCGGGCCGGCTCCGGCGTCCGATGCCGGCACTGACATTGTGATCACGTCCCTGGGCGAAGGACGACGGAACATCTCCGGTTATCTGCCGCCGCTCGGGGCCACCTGGCCCATTGACACCTATCCCACCTCCCGTCCGGCGGGCTACGAGACAGAGAACGTGGGTTTTGCGGGGGTCATCAACACCCAGGAAGTGGGCGGGACCACTACGGCCCAGATGTACTGCATCGATCTGCGCACCTCCACACGGGTGGGCATCGGGTATGAAAACGGCACCTGGGACGAATCCAACGTTCCCAACATCGGATATGTGAACCGGATCCTGAATACCTACTACCCGAGCACGAATCTCCCTGCCGGTGTCACCAACAACAATGATAAGGCCGCGGCCGTGCAGGCAGCCATCTGGTTCTTCACGGACGGCTATGTTGTCAACCGCACCAACAACCTGTATTCCACCGTTGCCTCGATCGTGAACGACACCATCGCGGCCGGGCCGCTGGACGAACCGGACGCCCCGGATATTTCGATCACTCCCGCCACTGCCGAAGCAGCGGTAACCGGTGTCGCCGGACCCTACACCGTGACCTCGGAGGCCGATGAAATCACCGTGACGACCGATGAAGGCTTCGGTCTCTTCGCAGATGAAGCAGGCACCGTACCGCTCACCAACCCCGTCGCCAGCGGTACGCAGGTGTGGGTGCGGAGCGAGGACGGAGGCACCGGGCCAGCCGCCATCAGTGCACGGGCGGTAGTGACCGTTCCCACCGGCAGTGTGTACCTCTATGACGGGGCGACATCCGGGGTGGACGCTGCCCAGAAGCTGATCCTCGCGGACACCCGGGACCTGAGCTCCGCAGCCAGTGCCACGGCGACCTTCTACGAGGTCGGAGCCTTGACGGTTACCAAGTCAATAGAGGGTCCGGCCGCCGGCAGCCAGGGTGCGGTGGTCATCAGTATCGATTGCGGACCGGGATACCAGTTCACCTTCAACATCGACGCCGAAACTACCGGGGCGTCGTCGGAGACCTTCACCGACATTCCTGCGGGAACCGCCTGCACCATCACCGAGCCCACCAACGGCACCACTGCCAGTGTGCAGGTCAGCACTACCATTGTGCCCACCGCTGTCACCATCCCCTCGGGTTCAACGGCAACGGCAACCGTTACGGACACGTACACCTTCACACCGGGAACGCTGGTGGTCACCAAAACCAACACCGGCGAGGCAGACGGCGCCCAGGGCGAGGTGACAATTTCCGTGGTCTGCACCCTGGACGGTGCCACCACCGTACTGGACACCACTATCACGATTCCGGCGGGAACCCTCACCCCGGAGCCCGCAGAATTCCCCGGCCTCGCCGCCGGCACCATCTGCGCCGTGACGGAAACCGCCAGGGGGGAAACCACGGCTGTGTCAGTCGAGGTGGCCGGGGAAGGGACCGTAACGATTCCGGCCGCAGGAAGTGTCACCGCAGCACTGACGAACACCTACACCTTCACCCCGGGAACCCTGGCGGTCCGCAAGGACATCGCCGGCACCGGTGCGGGGCGGCAGGGCGTCGTCACTTTGCAGGTGACCTGCTCCTCCGGCCTGAACCAAACCATCACCATCCCGGCCGGAACCACCCAAACCACCACAGAGGAATTCACGGGCCTTCCCGCCGGGACCACCTGCACGGTTACAGAGACGGCGGACGGTGCGACCACGGAGGTCAGCGTGACCACGGTGGTTGACCCGGCAGGCGGCGCAGTAACCGTCCCGGCCGGCGACGGCGTTGAGGTGACCTTTACGGACACGTACACGGTCAACCCCGGAGCCCTGGTCGTGAACAAGGCCATCGCGGGGGTGGCTGCGGGCCAGCAGGGCGATGTCACCCTGCAGGTCACCTGCACTTTGGAGAGCGCAGTTGTCGCAGAGGGGACCTTCACCGTCACTGCCGGCACCACCGGAACCGTTCCCGCGGGCACCCTGACGGGGATTCCGGAAGGTGCCAGCTGTGCCGTCACCGAACCCGTCACGGGGGAGAGTGCTGAAATAGGCGTGGTGGTGGATCTGCCTGATTCCGTAACCATCACCGCAGGCGCCACTGCCACGGCCACAGTGACGGACACATACAGCGAGAATCCCGGCACCCTGATCGTCACCAAGGTGATTACCGGTGAGGCTGCCGGGAACCAGGACGCCGTTGAGGTGGACGTCCTCTGCACCCTGGCCGGGGAAACTGTGTTCTTCGAAACATCGCAGATCCCCGCTGGACAGACCGGAGAGGTGGGCGCACAGTTCCTGAACATTCCCTCGGGCGCCTCCTGTGCCATAACTGAACCGATCACCGGGGCCACCGAAGTTGTCCAGGTCAGCTCCGAACTCCCGGCGGCGGTTACCATTACCCCCGGTGGCACGGAGAGCGCGACGGTCACGAACACGTACACCTTCGCTCCGGGCACGTTGACGGTTACCAAGTCCATCACCGGTGAAGCGGCCGGTGAGCAGGGCGAGGTGATCCTGGAGGTTCAGTGCGGGCCGGACGGATCCGTGCTGAGCGAGACGGTGACGATCCCTGCCGGGTCCACCGGGGATGTTTCCACGACGTTTGAGGACCTTCCCGCCGGCACCGAGTGCACGGTCACGGAACCGACCAGCGGAGCCACTGAGACCGTCCAGGTCTCGACGGTCCTGCCGGATCCGGTGACCATTCCCGCCGCCGGGGGCTCCGAAGCTACGGTGACCAACACCTACACCTTCGCTCCGGGCACGTTGACGGTTACCAAGGCCTTCGCCGGTGAAGCTGCCGGTGAGCAGGGTGAGGTTGTCCTGCAGGTTCTGTGTGGTCCGGACGGTTCGGTGCTGAGCGAGATGGTGACGATCCCGGGGGGGTCCACGGGGGAAGTTCCCACCACGTTTGGGGACCTTCCTGCCGGCACCGAATGCACGGTCACGGAACCGACCAGCGGAGCCACTGAGACCGTTCTGGTCTCGACGGTTCTGCCGGATCCGGTGACCATTCCGGCAGGCGGCGGTTCCGAGGCTACGGTGACCAACACTTACACGTACGCTCCCGGAACGTTGACGGTCTCCAAGGTCATTACCGGTGAAGCGGCCGGTGAGCAGGGCGAGGTTGTGCTGCGGGTCCAGTGCGGGCCGGACGGGTCGGTGCTGGATACGACAGTGACGATCCCGGCCGGTTCAACGGATCCGGAGAGCGCCACGTTTGAGGATCTTCCGACCGGCACCGAATGCACGGTCACGGAGCCCACGAGTGGAGCCACCGAGACGATCCTGGTCTCGACGGAACTGCCGGACCCTGTGACTATTCCGGTTGGGGGAGGATCCGAAGCCGCGGTAACCAACACCTACACGTTCGCTCCGGGTACGTTGACGGTCAACAAGACCATCACTGGTGAAGCGGCAGGCCAGCAGGGAGAAATTGTCCTGCGGGTCCAGTGTGGCCCGGACGGATCGGTGCTGGATGAGACAGTGACGATCCCGGCCGGGTCCACGGATCCGGAGGGCGCCACGTTTGGGGATCTTCCGACCGGAACCGAGTGCACGGTCACGGAGCCCACGAGCGGAGCCACCGAGACGATCCTGGTCTCGACGGAACTGCCAGACCCTGTGACTATTCCGGCCGCCGGGGGCTCCGAAGCCGCGGTAACCAACACCTACACCTTCGCACCGGGCACGTTGACGGTTACCAAGGCCTTCGCCGGGGACGCCGCCGGGCAGCAGGGTGAGGTTGTCCTGCAGGTTCTGTGCGGTCCGGACGGATCAGTGCTGAGCGAGACGGTGACAATTCCGGCGGGAACGGAAGACAATGTCACCACCACGTTTGAGGACCTTCCCGCCGGCACCGAGTGCACGGTCACGGAACCGACCAGCGGGGCCACTGAGACAGTTCTGGTCTCGACGGTCCTGCCGGAGCCGGTAACAGTGGTCGGGGCTCAGACTGTCACGGCCACGGTTACCAACACCTACACCCTGGCACCGGGCACGTTGACGGTCACCAAGGTCATCACCGGTGATGCATCGGGCGCGCAGGGTGAAGTCGTCCTGCGGGTTATGTGCGGACCGGACGGCACGGTCCTGGATGAAACGGTGACCATTCCGGCCGGAACCACGGGTGGTGTCAGCACCGGGTTCTCGGACCTCCCCACCGGCACCGAGTGCACCGTTACCGAACCTGTTAGCGGAGCAACCAGTACCGTGAATGTGGCGGCGGATCTGCCGGATCCGGTAATGATTCCGGCCGGCGGCGGGGCTGAAGCCATCGTCACCAACACCTACAGTTCGGTGGTTGCTCCGACGCCGAAACCCACCCCGGCACCGGTCAAGCCGGCCCGTCCGGATCTGCCCTCCACCGGCGCCAACGGAACCGTCGGCTTCCTCGCCGCCGGGGCCGGACTGCTCTTGGTCGGTGGCCTCGCAATGGCGGCCAGCCGCCGCAAGGCAAACAGTGCGGAGGATGACAGCAGCCATCAGCAGTAA